The following DNA comes from Bacillota bacterium.
TGCTGACCATGGCAGCCTTGCGCTCCTCGTCCAGCTGCACGATCTCGTTTTCGCTGAGCTTGGACAGAGCCATCTCCACCATGCCCACGGCGCCCTCCACGATCATCTGCCGCGCATCGATGATTGCCGAAGCCTGCTGCCTCTGGAGCATGGCCGCCGCGATTTCCGGGGCATAGGAGAGGTGGGTGATCCGGGCTTCCATTATTTCCAGACCCGCTGCCTCCACTTTTGACTGTATTTCCGCCTTCAATTTTTCGGCAACCTCGCGGCTGCTGCCACGCAGGGATTTCTCGTTGTTATCGTCCGAAACATCCGACACATCATACGGATAAAGGCGAACAATGTCACGCAACGCCGAGTCACACTGGATGGACAGGAACTCGGTGAAGTTGTCGACATTGAAGACTGCTTTGGCTGTATTGACGACTTTCCAGATGACCACGATGCCGATGATGATCGGGTTTCCCAGGCGGTCGTTGATCTTCTGTTTTTCGTTATTGAGGGTCATGGCCTTGAGTGAAATTATCTTGCTCGAAAAAGGCTGGACGGTTGTCGTGGGCGTTGTTTTATCGGCAGGCGCAGCCTGTTTGGCAGCCGCCGCTATGACACCGGAAGACAGAGATTGCGAGGAAGGATTGAAGGCCGCGGTGAAGGGATTGACGAAGAAGAACCCTTCCCCCCTGAGCGTGCCGTAATAACGGCCAAAAAGAGTGAGCACGAGCGCCTCGTTGGGTTTCAGCGCCTTCAGGCCTGCAAAGAGAAGCGGGCCGACAATACAGGTATAAAGAGCTCCAACAATGATCATGACTATCCCTGGAATCATCACGTCCTCGACCAGGATGATACCGCGGATGAACAACAACACGGCGGCGATCATCAGGACGATGTTCACCAGCAAGACGGGCATACCGGCCCTTGACCTGGCCTCGATTTCCTCTTCTAACATCTGCTTGACATTGGTTTTGGGATTTTCAGACATTTATCGATTCCCCCCTGAAAAAGTGAATTATGATATCAAAATGATATCGTCTTAATATTAACACTTGCTGCTTGAAGATGTCAACAGTTGTTGGATAATATTTATGGCGGGAATATACCGAAAACCTTTTTTGTTCCGGTCAATTTGTCGGGAAGACAATCCTGATCCTGTCCTTCGCGGTTTTGGGCGGACATGGACTGCTGCGGAGATGTTCGGGGCGGCGATGACCATCCCTCATGGTTTCGGGCAGGTATCTCATTTCCCGGCTTCCCCGGCTTCCGCAGCGGGGAGATCACAGGTGATGAAAGTTTCCGATACTTCATCGGCCATGGCCACCAGGATACCTTCCGGATCGGCAATGAGGCTGTTGCCCAGGCTGATCAGATTCAGGTGGCTGCCCACGGTATTGGCGAGGAAGACATGGCACCTGTTTTCCACCGCCCGGGCCAGGGGGAGGGCTCTGTTTTTATCCAGTTTCCAGCGGGCCTCGGCCGGCTTGTAGTAATGGGCGGCGGGAAGCAGGAGGGCATCGGCGCCCTTGCATGTTTTCCGGGCCAATTCGGGGTAATTCTGGTCGCGGCAGATGATCACGCCGAAACGGTACCCCCGGAAATCGAAGGAGAGGGGGGCGGTACCGGGAAGGAGGTGATCTTCCTCGGCGGCGGTGAGATTGTTCTTGCAGTATGTGTAACTCTTCCCATCGGGAAGGAAAACCGTGGCTGCGTTGTACATCTTGTCCCCGGCAAGAAATACCCGGCCGACAACCAGGCCCATTCCCGTTGCCGACGCCTGCAGGGCAAGCTTCTGCAGGGATTCGTCAAGTTCTCCCCAGAAATGAGCGTTCTTCCAGGCATGGAAATTGTAGCCCGTGAGGCACATCTCCGGGAATAACAGCAGGTCTATCTCCATATCAGCGGCCGCGGCGATTTTTTCCATCATCCTGGCCGTGTTGGTTTTCATCTCCTCGGCAACGAAGGTCTGGGCAACACCGATACGCAAAACGACACCTCCCAGGTTTTACCTTTCTTGCTCCATATTAGAACAAAAACGCTGACCTGGCAAGGGAAGACGCTGTGGGGGCCTTGCCGGGGGTAGAGTATGCCATGAAATGAACTTTGCACATCCAGGAAGATTGCCCGACCGTTCTTCCCGTCAAAAAACTTCTTTCCCGGTTCACGAAGTTCCTTGCTGTCTATACCGGCAATACTGGGGAAAAGTTTTTGCGATACCATGCCGGGGTAAAAGTTTGAAGCGGCAAGAAGTCAGATAAAAAATCTGCTAAAGTATGAGAACCTTCTCGTCATCGATTCTTGCAAAACCGGTTTCCGGGTCATAGAATTCCTCGAGCATTTCATTGGGTATATACAATGGAGTGTATGAGTCATCGAGACGCCCAACAAGCAACTTGGCGGGAACAGACAGCGTGTAGCTGTTGAAATCACGTTTCAGGGACAGGTAGGCCTCTCGCCGCTTCAGATATTCCTTTTCAGGAATGACCGTGGTTTGATAGAGATGCCAGATATTAGCGGCATCTTCATCAAGTTCAACGAAGACTTTCAAATAATGAGGGCGATCCTCGATCAAGGCAAAATTGGCCACACCGAGCAACTCTGAATCGCGCTCACGAGGGGAGAAACGCCAGGATTGCATTGCCTCCAGCAATTTGTTACTTGTGGAAGTTGATTTGGCTTGTCGCACGGTTTCAAAATAGCTGGCGATGGTTTCGTAAAAATTACTTTCCCTGAGCTGAGGTTCTTTTTCAAACATTACCTTTGCTGCATGGGTGTGAATTTTTCCATAAACATATTGTGCAAGAGAGGTTTCGTTTTTTTCAGTACGATTCACCAAGTGCCATACCCGGACGTAAGCATGCTCATGGGAAAAATGGCGGTTACAGCGTCCGGCCGCTTGCACAACCGCATCCACCGGGCCGAGGTCGCGCCAGACTTCATCGAAATCAAGGTCCACGCCTGCTTCAACCACCTGGGTAGATACAAGAACCGGTTTGCTTCCGTGCTTGAGCAATTCACGCAATTGTTGCAGACGGTGGCTTCTTTCAACGGGGGTAATATTTGTGGAAAGATAATAGAGTGGAGCAGTCGGGTCCAGTTTTTCTTTGAGCAGACGGTGAAAAGTGATCGAGCTTTTTATCGTATTCAAAATCACCAGGTAGGATTGATCACTGTTGTATTGCTTCAGGAAATTATCAGCTAGTTCTTCTACGGTGAAAGGTTCAAGATTCGCCGTTATGGTGACCCGATCCAGGGTGGCAAAACGCCTGCGGATCTGCAGGTCCGCGCCACCCAACTCAAGAATTTCGTCTTTGCCGAACCATTCAGGACGGGTGGCGGTCAATAATAAAACCCGGGTGCCCAGGTGATGACATGCTTCCCGCAGAACATTTTCTACCAGGGGCCAATATTCCACAGGTATATTCTGGACCTCATCAAGGATCAGGATAGAGTTCTGGAGGCGGTGAAATTTTTTCAGCATACGGTTTTCGTTGCCAACAAAGGTATGAAGCAATTGTACGAAGGTGGTTACAATGATTTCACTTTGCCAGCTTTCGATAAGCAGGAGTGATTTGTCCAGTGAAAGTGATTCCATATCTGATTCACCCGCCGTGTGGTAAATATTTTCGGCAAGATGATGATGTTTGAGCAACCAGGAGGAGGGAGGGGTGCTATAATTTTTGTCAGTTTGGTAGGTGCTCAGAACCTCCCGGATGGTACCGTAAGTTTGATCTACAATGCTGGTGAAGGGTAATGCGTAAATGATCCGGGGGCGGGCAATGCCGGATTTCTCCAGTTTGTTTCTCAGGATAAAGGCTGAGGCCAGCGCTGCCAGAGTTTTTCCGCTGCCGGTGGGTGCGGTGATGGTAAAAATTTTCCGGGAAAGAGGGGCCTCTTTCATGTTGTGGCATACAGTGTTGTAAAGTTCGTCACGCAATCGATCAACATCTGTAGTTGGTGGGCCAAATTGTTTCTCCCGATATTTTTTGACAGGCTGACGGGGCAAAGAAGCACGTTCCACATCTTCTAACCGAGCAGCATGAATTTTGTCAGCATCTATCAGTGTGGAGAACAAAGTAAGCATATCAAAATAGTATTGCAAATCTACACTCTCCCTGTTCCGGATCTGCTGCCTCCGGTAACGATAAAGACGTCCGTACGATACAGTCCAATTATCAAGGAAATCATGGAGCAGGGCAGACCAATCCGCATTCAACCAGGACGGCTCGTGTAGATCTTTTTGCTGAAGGAGCTGGCTAGTATGTCGTGCTGCCTTATGCAAGGAACGTGCAACTGCCAGTTTCTCTGTTTCTGTGCCCAGCGCATCAATTTGTTTCTGCGTAATTTGTAAGCGATCACTTCTGGTCGGTTCCAGGTGGTCCCATGGGGGGCCTGTCAACTCGCGGGGCGGCAAGAGAAGTTCTTCGGGATCGGCCAGGCTGCGATGATGGCGGCAAACGGAGACAAACAATGCAAGGGAGTGCAGGGGGGGCATTTCAAACTGTTCGGCAAGATGGGCAGCCCAGAGCGCCGATGAAAATGCGTGCTGCTTCTCCGGGCCGCCTTTTCCTGTACGCAAATAATGCTGAAAAAAACGGGTATATTTGCCAAAATCATGGGTCAATCCGCAGAGCAAGGCTGCTGATACAAGTTCATCATAACGCGGATGTGTACACAACCGTTCCGCTATGCCTGCGGCTGTTTCGGCCAGGTGCGCACTTAACAGGTAGAAGCGTTTTTCTTCTTTGTGAGCGTAGTATGGCACAATCTAACTCTCCATAAAAGCAATTGTATCTGTTTCTGCATCGCCGATTTCAAAACGATAAGCATCGGTACGCAACCGTGCGGCCAGATGTTCTCCCTCGGTGTAAAGTAGCGTTGCCGGCGGCTGCAGACGGCGCCCTTCACCAAAAGAATGGGGGGCTTGCTCTCGAAAGATACGACCGGGGGCGCTTTCGTCCAACACCAATTTCTGTAGTGAAGCTGTGTTAAGAACAGAGGTAAGCATGATCGATGTTCCTTCGGGCAGGCGTTGATATTCCCCGGGCTCAAAGAGGCCCCGGAATTCAGCCATGGCCGGACATTCAGTCAAGCCCAGATAAACCGGGTAGTGGCTACGCCCCTCCTGCAGGCACTGTGCCGTTTCGTCCAACAGATCTCGATCAGGATGGCTGAAAAAGACACGAAAACAAAGTTTGGGATGGCCCCCATCGGGAAGCAACAATTCCAGCGGTATCTGGGTGCCGGGGACTGTGCCGAACTTTTGCAAAATGGTGAGGTCCTCCTTTCTGGTGCGTGTATAGTTCACGGTCTGCATCAGCCGTCTGCCGGGGACTTTTACTGCAACAGCGAAATGGCCCATGTCCATGGTTCCATAGTAGGAGTCTCGCTCCATACCCAAAACCGCAGCCACTACGCCCATAAGCACTGTACGTGGTGGAAAACCATAAGTTAGAGACGATGAATTGGTATAGTATTTTCGGAAATGTGCCATCGATCCTTTCAGATCGAAGACGATTACCTTTTCATTTGGGGTCAAAGTAATCAAGCTCCTTCCCAGATATGGACCCGTTCGTTTCCAATATGATTGACCAACCAGTTTGCCAGGGTTGTTTTTTCCCCGCTGGCAGTGGTCTGCAAGTCTGGATCTTGCCAGACCAGAACATGATCGAGGCGGCTTTCTATACGTTCCAGGGGCCCTGCCAGGCCGTCCAACTCCAGGGAAAAATCATTTATTGCTCGCAGGCCAACACTTTCGCTTAGCCGCAGACTGTCTCGCAGATCGCCCATGAAGGTGTCGCCATCCCGAAAGATAAAACGGGCATAGAGACGCGGATACTGGCCGATCTTGGAGCGGGTTGCCAGCAGGGGGATGGCACGGACCATCGCATCATCCATCAGAGCAATATCTTCCTCGGTAGTGGTGCTTTCCAGTTGTTGCTCGCTCCTTTCAAACATAGCCTGGGCACGCCTGGCGCTGACAATACCATGGAAAGCGATCAGGGCATAATATAGGCGGTAGTCTTTGCCGAAGGTACCCTGTGCGGCGGAATCCCGAGAGGCGAAATGTGAGGATATTGTCGAAGAATCCACAGGTTGTACCTTGTTGAGGGAATAACCCCAGGCAAATTGGACTGGCCCTGTGAGGTTGACGGCCTCGCCTTCACCGCGACGTTCCCCTTTGATGGGCATGGTAGCGCCAAATAGCCGTACGTCCAGCAATTTGGCCAATAATTCCGGAAGATCATTTCCGCTGACCTTTTCTTTATCCAGAACATCCATGAGACGGTTTCCTGCCTGAACAACCCCCGCGGATTTGGTTACGTAAATTGTATGCCCCATCTCCTCCAGATAATCACGCAGATAACGCTTCAACCGGACATCGGAGACCAGGCAGCGCTCCTGATCATAATCCATGCGGGGGCGGTTTTCGTCATCAGGATCTCCGTTTGGATTGCATAGCTTGGCATCGTAAAGAAAAAGAATCTCACTGTTTTTTTCAACTATACTCATAATCAATTGTCCTCCTCTTCATTTGAGTCATTCATTCCCGGGCTTTCTGCGGCTTCAGCTTGTTTTTCCATACCGGCCTTGTAGGCGGCACGCGTGGCCCAGGCATAGCCGGAGAGGATGAAAAAGACATTCTCTTCCGGCGAAAGCGGCCAGGCTGATTTATTGGCGTCGAACAGTTTCTTCATGATTGCAAAGTTATTCTCGTTGTATATGAAGATCCGGTGCTGGTGCAGTTGATCAACCAGTAGATTGCTTAGACGAACAACCTTGGACCAGCTCATCCCGTTGTAATTGATCTTGTCCAGGATCGGTTTATGCTTATAACCGCTGTTTCTCTGCGAACTGCCGATCTGGTGCAGCAGGTAACCCAGCAGGAACAAGGCTGTATGCGTTTCGTTGTAACCCATTTCCACAAGG
Coding sequences within:
- a CDS encoding SPFH domain-containing protein translates to MSENPKTNVKQMLEEEIEARSRAGMPVLLVNIVLMIAAVLLFIRGIILVEDVMIPGIVMIIVGALYTCIVGPLLFAGLKALKPNEALVLTLFGRYYGTLRGEGFFFVNPFTAAFNPSSQSLSSGVIAAAAKQAAPADKTTPTTTVQPFSSKIISLKAMTLNNEKQKINDRLGNPIIIGIVVIWKVVNTAKAVFNVDNFTEFLSIQCDSALRDIVRLYPYDVSDVSDDNNEKSLRGSSREVAEKLKAEIQSKVEAAGLEIMEARITHLSYAPEIAAAMLQRQQASAIIDARQMIVEGAVGMVEMALSKLSENEIVQLDEERKAAMVSNLLVVLCGNRDAQPVVNSGSLY
- the cas7b gene encoding type I-B CRISPR-associated protein Cas7/Csh2 — translated: MSIVEKNSEILFLYDAKLCNPNGDPDDENRPRMDYDQERCLVSDVRLKRYLRDYLEEMGHTIYVTKSAGVVQAGNRLMDVLDKEKVSGNDLPELLAKLLDVRLFGATMPIKGERRGEGEAVNLTGPVQFAWGYSLNKVQPVDSSTISSHFASRDSAAQGTFGKDYRLYYALIAFHGIVSARRAQAMFERSEQQLESTTTEEDIALMDDAMVRAIPLLATRSKIGQYPRLYARFIFRDGDTFMGDLRDSLRLSESVGLRAINDFSLELDGLAGPLERIESRLDHVLVWQDPDLQTTASGEKTTLANWLVNHIGNERVHIWEGA
- the cas3 gene encoding CRISPR-associated helicase Cas3': MPYYAHKEEKRFYLLSAHLAETAAGIAERLCTHPRYDELVSAALLCGLTHDFGKYTRFFQHYLRTGKGGPEKQHAFSSALWAAHLAEQFEMPPLHSLALFVSVCRHHRSLADPEELLLPPRELTGPPWDHLEPTRSDRLQITQKQIDALGTETEKLAVARSLHKAARHTSQLLQQKDLHEPSWLNADWSALLHDFLDNWTVSYGRLYRYRRQQIRNRESVDLQYYFDMLTLFSTLIDADKIHAARLEDVERASLPRQPVKKYREKQFGPPTTDVDRLRDELYNTVCHNMKEAPLSRKIFTITAPTGSGKTLAALASAFILRNKLEKSGIARPRIIYALPFTSIVDQTYGTIREVLSTYQTDKNYSTPPSSWLLKHHHLAENIYHTAGESDMESLSLDKSLLLIESWQSEIIVTTFVQLLHTFVGNENRMLKKFHRLQNSILILDEVQNIPVEYWPLVENVLREACHHLGTRVLLLTATRPEWFGKDEILELGGADLQIRRRFATLDRVTITANLEPFTVEELADNFLKQYNSDQSYLVILNTIKSSITFHRLLKEKLDPTAPLYYLSTNITPVERSHRLQQLRELLKHGSKPVLVSTQVVEAGVDLDFDEVWRDLGPVDAVVQAAGRCNRHFSHEHAYVRVWHLVNRTEKNETSLAQYVYGKIHTHAAKVMFEKEPQLRESNFYETIASYFETVRQAKSTSTSNKLLEAMQSWRFSPRERDSELLGVANFALIEDRPHYLKVFVELDEDAANIWHLYQTTVIPEKEYLKRREAYLSLKRDFNSYTLSVPAKLLVGRLDDSYTPLYIPNEMLEEFYDPETGFARIDDEKVLIL
- the cas5 gene encoding CRISPR-associated protein Cas5; the protein is MAHFRKYYTNSSSLTYGFPPRTVLMGVVAAVLGMERDSYYGTMDMGHFAVAVKVPGRRLMQTVNYTRTRKEDLTILQKFGTVPGTQIPLELLLPDGGHPKLCFRVFFSHPDRDLLDETAQCLQEGRSHYPVYLGLTECPAMAEFRGLFEPGEYQRLPEGTSIMLTSVLNTASLQKLVLDESAPGRIFREQAPHSFGEGRRLQPPATLLYTEGEHLAARLRTDAYRFEIGDAETDTIAFMES
- a CDS encoding carbon-nitrogen hydrolase family protein; the protein is MRIGVAQTFVAEEMKTNTARMMEKIAAAADMEIDLLLFPEMCLTGYNFHAWKNAHFWGELDESLQKLALQASATGMGLVVGRVFLAGDKMYNAATVFLPDGKSYTYCKNNLTAAEEDHLLPGTAPLSFDFRGYRFGVIICRDQNYPELARKTCKGADALLLPAAHYYKPAEARWKLDKNRALPLARAVENRCHVFLANTVGSHLNLISLGNSLIADPEGILVAMADEVSETFITCDLPAAEAGEAGK